The following coding sequences lie in one Euhalothece natronophila Z-M001 genomic window:
- a CDS encoding ArsR/SmtB family transcription factor, producing the protein MTQPTIAPEVCAGKLKILADATRLKILEALMNSPKHVNEINHQLKIEQSLLSHHLKVLRDVGLVESQRDGKAVLYSLGATIKPTSSGQAIDLGCCQLCFGDC; encoded by the coding sequence ATGACTCAACCAACGATCGCGCCAGAAGTCTGTGCTGGCAAACTCAAGATATTAGCCGATGCTACACGCTTAAAAATTTTAGAAGCCCTGATGAACTCCCCAAAGCACGTTAATGAGATTAACCACCAGCTAAAAATTGAACAAAGTTTACTCTCTCATCACTTAAAAGTCTTACGGGATGTGGGATTAGTGGAATCGCAACGGGATGGCAAAGCAGTGCTTTATTCTTTAGGCGCAACCATTAAACCCACCTCTTCAGGGCAAGCCATTGACTTAGGCTGTTGTCAACTTTGTTTTGGAGACTGTTAA
- a CDS encoding phosphate ABC transporter substrate-binding protein translates to MQLKPIACGIVVIGLVACGNNDSTQTLNLTGSSTISPVASEIAKAYEEANPEVQVNVQTGGTSQGIADARSGVVDIGMVSRSLTEEESDLTAHTLANDGITMIVHGENPVASLTKEEISGIYTGEIDNWQEVGGEDRPITVVNKADGRATLEIFLEFLDIDGQQIQSDQIIGDNQQGIQSVAGNPAAIGYVSIGTAEFHREDGTNLALLTVDGVEASSETVSAGEFPMSRPLNFVTHGEPTGLTEDFISFAQSSQVNDIIQAQFFVPIQN, encoded by the coding sequence ATGCAACTAAAACCAATTGCTTGTGGAATTGTTGTGATAGGCTTAGTCGCCTGTGGGAATAATGATTCCACGCAAACTTTAAACCTCACTGGATCAAGTACCATTTCCCCTGTTGCCTCAGAAATTGCTAAAGCCTACGAAGAGGCTAACCCAGAAGTTCAAGTCAATGTCCAAACAGGCGGTACTTCTCAAGGCATTGCTGATGCCCGTTCTGGCGTTGTTGATATTGGCATGGTATCTCGTTCCCTAACAGAAGAAGAATCCGATCTAACCGCTCACACCCTTGCTAATGACGGTATCACCATGATTGTTCATGGCGAAAATCCTGTTGCTTCTCTGACGAAAGAAGAAATTAGTGGGATTTACACTGGCGAAATTGACAATTGGCAGGAAGTGGGGGGAGAAGATCGTCCCATTACAGTCGTGAATAAAGCTGATGGTCGCGCCACTTTGGAGATATTTCTGGAATTTTTAGACATTGATGGTCAACAGATTCAGTCTGATCAAATTATTGGCGATAACCAACAAGGGATTCAATCCGTGGCTGGTAATCCTGCTGCAATTGGCTATGTTTCCATTGGTACAGCCGAATTTCATCGTGAAGATGGAACCAACCTAGCATTATTAACTGTTGATGGTGTAGAAGCCTCTTCTGAGACAGTCAGTGCTGGGGAATTTCCCATGTCACGCCCCCTTAACTTCGTCACTCATGGTGAACCCACAGGCTTAACCGAAGACTTTATTAGCTTTGCTCAATCCTCTCAAGTCAATGACATTATCCAAGCACAATTTTTCGTTCCCATTCAAAATTGA
- the pstC gene encoding phosphate ABC transporter permease subunit PstC, translating into MTVVSGTIIVLMSGFLLWEALPLVQEIGILRFFTDESWHPTSNNYNLVPMILGTLLTSLGAILLATPAGILSAIFSHYYAPPFLAILYRRLVELLAGIPSVVYGFWGLVVLVPLINQLHPPGSSLLAGILILSLMILPTVTLVASSSFSSVPTSYFQSARALGLGQWGIIWGVVLPASKSGVIAGIILATGRALGETMAVLMVAGNVVQVPNSLFAPVRTLTANIALEMGYATASHRSALFVSGLMLMMVIAGLMIIVRKQWR; encoded by the coding sequence ATGACAGTGGTTTCTGGAACAATTATTGTCTTGATGAGTGGCTTTTTACTTTGGGAAGCTCTCCCCCTGGTACAAGAGATAGGAATCCTGCGCTTTTTCACTGATGAGAGTTGGCATCCCACTAGCAATAACTATAATCTTGTTCCCATGATTTTAGGAACGCTTTTAACCAGTTTGGGGGCAATTCTTTTAGCAACACCTGCAGGAATTTTATCAGCAATTTTCTCTCACTATTATGCTCCCCCCTTCCTTGCGATTCTCTATCGGCGTTTAGTTGAGCTTTTAGCAGGGATTCCCTCAGTGGTTTATGGCTTTTGGGGGTTAGTGGTGCTAGTGCCTCTAATTAATCAGTTACATCCGCCTGGTTCGAGTCTGCTTGCTGGGATTTTAATTTTAAGTTTAATGATTTTGCCCACGGTAACCTTAGTGGCAAGTTCGAGTTTTAGTAGTGTCCCTACCAGCTATTTCCAGAGTGCAAGGGCGTTGGGATTAGGGCAATGGGGGATTATTTGGGGGGTGGTTTTACCTGCTAGCAAGTCAGGGGTAATCGCAGGAATTATCTTGGCGACTGGACGGGCTTTAGGAGAAACGATGGCGGTTTTAATGGTGGCTGGAAATGTGGTGCAAGTTCCCAATAGTCTTTTTGCACCTGTACGAACCTTAACCGCCAATATTGCTTTAGAAATGGGATACGCTACGGCAAGCCATCGTTCGGCGTTATTTGTTAGTGGCTTAATGCTGATGATGGTAATTGCAGGATTAATGATCATCGTGAGGAAACAATGGCGGTAA
- the pstA gene encoding phosphate ABC transporter permease PstA, with amino-acid sequence MAVKKLNVTEVVAITIMGVVVLVISAVFLWIVGDLAWQGSQELSWEFFSSEPLDAGREGGILPIFVSTFLILLVCLGVTIPLAVGTAIFLTEFVKPDSWFGQLTGISLDILAGAPSIVFGLFGNVFFTQILGLGFSILAGGLTLACMVLPILIRSTQEGLKSVSDDYRQAGAALGLSRMALLKQILLAATMPGIAAGLLLGIGRAIAETAALMFTSGYVTRMPNSVFDSGRSLSIHIYDLAMNVPGGEGKAYATALVLVMLLIVINVAVFTFAMKFRRSWLSGI; translated from the coding sequence ATGGCGGTAAAGAAATTAAATGTGACAGAAGTGGTGGCGATAACAATTATGGGGGTTGTGGTATTGGTAATTAGCGCTGTTTTTCTCTGGATTGTCGGGGATTTGGCGTGGCAAGGGAGTCAAGAATTAAGTTGGGAATTTTTCTCTAGTGAGCCTTTAGATGCAGGAAGAGAAGGAGGAATTTTGCCGATATTTGTTTCTACTTTCCTGATTCTTTTGGTTTGTTTAGGGGTAACAATTCCCTTAGCAGTGGGAACAGCAATTTTTTTGACTGAATTTGTCAAGCCTGATAGTTGGTTTGGACAACTGACGGGAATTAGTTTGGATATTTTAGCGGGTGCGCCTTCGATTGTGTTTGGCTTATTTGGGAATGTTTTTTTTACGCAAATACTGGGCTTAGGCTTTTCTATTCTCGCTGGTGGCTTAACTTTGGCTTGTATGGTATTACCCATTTTAATTCGGTCAACCCAAGAGGGATTAAAGAGTGTTTCTGATGATTATCGTCAAGCAGGAGCAGCTTTGGGGTTATCACGGATGGCACTTTTAAAACAGATTTTATTGGCAGCGACAATGCCTGGAATTGCAGCAGGATTATTGTTAGGAATTGGTCGCGCGATCGCGGAAACGGCGGCTTTAATGTTTACCAGTGGTTATGTGACTCGTATGCCCAATTCTGTTTTTGATTCAGGGCGTTCTCTCTCCATTCATATTTATGATCTGGCGATGAATGTTCCAGGAGGAGAGGGAAAGGCGTATGCGACGGCGTTGGTTTTAGTAATGCTTTTAATTGTGATTAATGTGGCAGTATTTACATTTGCTATGAAATTTCGTCGCAGTTGGCTCAGTGGAATTTAA
- a CDS encoding phosphate ABC transporter ATP-binding protein, protein MRKPPQLLTDNLSLSYGKERAFEGVNLTVHSGEITALIGPSGCGKSSFLNCLNRLQEMIPKAVLQGEVYLNQSNIQTFDPLELRRRVGMLFQKPTPFPLSIIRNLTFPLREHGVRNRSQIDEIVETTLQQVGLWEEVKDRLQSPALSLSGGQQQRLCLARALALKPEVLLMDEPCSALDPMASEVVEDLITQLRGSYTLVVVTHNLAQAQRIADQVGLFWVQEGTGKLIEFGERDRVFNSPQHPLTEAYLTGKRG, encoded by the coding sequence ATGAGAAAACCACCACAGTTGCTAACAGATAATTTAAGTCTTTCTTATGGGAAAGAACGTGCTTTTGAGGGGGTGAATTTAACTGTCCATTCAGGAGAAATTACAGCATTAATTGGTCCTTCAGGTTGTGGAAAAAGTAGTTTTCTAAATTGCTTAAATCGCCTACAGGAAATGATTCCCAAGGCAGTATTACAAGGAGAAGTGTATTTAAATCAGTCCAATATTCAAACCTTTGATCCTTTAGAATTGCGCCGCCGCGTGGGGATGTTATTCCAGAAACCCACCCCTTTTCCCCTTTCTATTATCCGAAATTTAACCTTTCCCCTGCGAGAACATGGGGTGCGGAATCGCTCTCAAATTGATGAAATTGTGGAAACAACGCTACAACAAGTGGGGTTATGGGAAGAAGTGAAAGATCGCTTGCAGTCTCCTGCTTTATCCCTATCAGGCGGTCAACAACAGCGATTATGTTTGGCAAGGGCTTTAGCTTTAAAACCCGAAGTGTTACTAATGGATGAACCTTGTAGTGCCTTAGATCCGATGGCGAGTGAAGTGGTAGAAGACTTAATTACTCAGTTGCGAGGGAGTTATACCCTTGTAGTGGTCACTCATAATTTAGCACAGGCCCAGCGTATTGCCGATCAGGTGGGATTATTTTGGGTGCAGGAAGGAACAGGGAAATTGATTGAATTTGGAGAGCGCGATCGCGTTTTTAATTCTCCTCAACATCCTCTCACTGAGGCTTACTTAACAGGAAAACGAGGGTAA
- a CDS encoding DNA phosphorothioation-associated protein 4, which translates to MAVHRVRISKDQASLVEALTMGKESRGTFETYADVVMFAAAYGGKYQKLIPLDNGISQDPAPISLEIFISRGYDWPIKLLAIALSGNTHIISPYDWEAQTQRVAILEQAANGGLQLLEEELRGAVDYSDRLLLLLNKERFGTSEEITEFDLTRFL; encoded by the coding sequence ATGGCAGTTCATCGAGTTCGGATTAGCAAAGATCAAGCTAGTTTAGTAGAAGCCCTTACTATGGGAAAGGAAAGTCGAGGGACATTTGAAACTTATGCCGATGTGGTGATGTTTGCCGCCGCCTATGGTGGAAAATATCAAAAACTGATTCCTCTAGACAATGGAATTAGTCAAGATCCTGCCCCAATTAGCTTAGAAATTTTCATTTCCAGAGGATATGACTGGCCAATTAAACTTCTCGCGATCGCGCTTAGTGGTAACACTCACATTATATCCCCTTACGACTGGGAAGCCCAAACCCAAAGAGTTGCCATCTTAGAACAAGCTGCCAATGGTGGCTTGCAACTTCTTGAAGAAGAATTAAGGGGAGCAGTAGATTACAGCGATCGTCTGTTATTACTGTTAAACAAAGAAAGATTTGGTACCTCCGAGGAAATTACAGAATTTGATCTCACTCGTTTTTTATAG
- a CDS encoding serine/threonine-protein kinase translates to MTEDHNEGRLLANRYRIIKLVGKGAMGQVYQAEDTVLGGLTVAIKFVAQTVLNERRRNRFEQEATICALLGEKSIHVVQVRDYGVDEYDIPFYAMEFLQGKGLNEVIKYRPLSLKRFLRLARQICLGLQCAHQGIYFKGELCSIIHRDIKPSNILIVEDSTLGELVKILDFGIAKLIQANSDQTHSFQGTLAYCSPEQMEGKELDNRSDIYSLGVMMYEMLTGEMPVLPENNSFGAWYQAHRYYFPEPIREDLRIPESLQNLIMQCLAKERDKRPQTMEDVLEGFTEIEKEIDQSQSSFDEVSTGSGDYGGTRPTQSATASDDQYYLNATWPSDKPRQKIVFPRLINSSKGTFPSLWVMLEKQDIENRLLSTRYNQFLFIPSPHPMVLWITALHNSKHGTRWLPCYLDLKTSMGQRTAKSLGELGFYRILFFGLESSDTCDHILTSTIASAQRKKLHDWAKSSQTLNSHASPQMSKQLLRKEFENLKSKIQFKLESLGTDAPSNVSGL, encoded by the coding sequence ATGACTGAAGACCATAATGAGGGTCGTTTACTCGCAAACCGTTATCGCATTATTAAACTGGTCGGAAAAGGCGCAATGGGACAAGTGTACCAGGCCGAAGATACAGTTCTTGGAGGCTTGACGGTTGCAATAAAATTTGTTGCTCAAACGGTACTAAATGAAAGACGGCGGAATCGTTTTGAACAAGAAGCAACCATTTGCGCCTTACTAGGGGAAAAAAGTATTCATGTGGTGCAAGTGCGAGACTATGGCGTAGATGAATACGATATCCCGTTTTATGCCATGGAATTCCTACAAGGAAAAGGGCTTAATGAGGTAATTAAATATCGCCCCCTTTCCCTAAAACGTTTTTTACGCCTTGCCCGTCAAATTTGTTTAGGACTGCAATGTGCTCATCAGGGGATTTATTTTAAGGGTGAACTTTGTTCAATTATCCACCGTGATATTAAGCCTAGCAATATTCTGATTGTTGAGGACTCTACTCTAGGAGAATTAGTTAAAATTCTTGACTTTGGGATTGCCAAACTAATTCAAGCTAATAGTGATCAAACTCATTCTTTTCAAGGCACTCTCGCTTATTGTTCGCCTGAACAGATGGAAGGGAAAGAACTGGATAATCGCTCTGATATTTATAGTTTGGGCGTTATGATGTACGAAATGCTAACTGGGGAAATGCCAGTTTTACCAGAGAACAACTCTTTTGGGGCTTGGTATCAAGCACACCGCTATTATTTTCCTGAACCCATTCGAGAAGACCTAAGAATTCCTGAGTCTCTGCAAAATTTAATTATGCAGTGTTTAGCCAAAGAGAGGGATAAACGTCCTCAAACCATGGAGGATGTCTTAGAAGGCTTTACAGAAATTGAAAAAGAAATTGATCAAAGCCAGTCATCTTTTGATGAAGTGAGTACTGGTTCTGGTGATTACGGGGGAACTCGTCCCACTCAAAGTGCCACTGCCAGTGATGATCAATATTATCTTAATGCAACTTGGCCAAGTGATAAACCTCGTCAAAAAATTGTATTCCCGCGTTTAATTAACTCTTCTAAAGGAACATTTCCTTCTTTATGGGTAATGTTAGAGAAACAAGACATTGAAAATCGTTTACTTAGTACCCGTTACAATCAGTTTTTATTTATTCCATCGCCTCACCCGATGGTGCTTTGGATTACAGCTTTACATAATTCTAAGCATGGAACCCGCTGGTTACCCTGCTATTTAGACTTAAAAACTAGCATGGGTCAACGTACCGCTAAGTCTTTAGGGGAACTAGGGTTTTATCGTATTTTATTTTTTGGCTTAGAATCCTCTGATACTTGCGACCATATCTTAACTTCTACAATTGCTAGTGCCCAACGCAAGAAACTTCATGATTGGGCAAAATCTAGCCAAACTTTAAACTCCCATGCTAGCCCACAAATGAGTAAGCAACTTTTACGAAAAGAATTTGAAAATCTCAAGTCCAAAATTCAGTTTAAACTAGAGTCGCTAGGAACAGATGCACCGAGTAATGTTTCGGGACTTTAA
- the sixA gene encoding phosphohistidine phosphatase SixA, whose product MAKYVYLIRHGIALDRALSEQDETRPLTNKGRKKTKQVAKTIKEKGIYFDQVLTSPLLRAKETAEILKDKGLTENLENFSPLAPNGDIQDWLNSWDKSSAETLALVGHQPDLGNWAELLISGKIEEKLVLKKAGIIGLNCPENQSPFGKSQLFLLTSPKWLIKSE is encoded by the coding sequence ATGGCTAAATACGTTTATTTAATTCGTCACGGAATTGCTTTAGATCGCGCTTTATCAGAACAAGATGAAACTAGACCTCTTACTAATAAAGGACGAAAAAAGACAAAACAAGTTGCCAAAACAATTAAAGAAAAAGGTATTTATTTTGATCAAGTTTTAACCAGCCCTTTATTGAGAGCCAAGGAAACAGCTGAAATATTAAAGGATAAGGGACTAACAGAAAATTTAGAAAACTTTTCTCCTTTAGCACCAAATGGAGACATTCAAGATTGGCTTAACAGTTGGGACAAATCGTCAGCTGAAACTCTTGCTTTAGTAGGGCATCAGCCTGATTTAGGAAATTGGGCTGAGTTATTAATCTCGGGAAAAATCGAGGAAAAATTAGTGCTTAAAAAAGCAGGAATTATTGGCTTAAATTGTCCCGAAAATCAATCTCCATTTGGAAAGAGTCAATTATTTTTACTAACTTCTCCTAAATGGTTAATAAAATCAGAATAG
- a CDS encoding cation:proton antiporter translates to MDGSFTLTLQIIIAVFAGITAQVLGETFKVPGIVFLLIIGIALGSDGLNILHPSDLGVGLEVIVALLVAIILFEGGLNLELRDLGRVSSSLRNLVTIGTGITLFGGSMAAHWLGEFPWQLAFLYASLVVVTGPTVIGPLLKQVPVDRQVATLLEGEGVLIDPVGAILAVVVLDTILNSEAGAMEFLTGLFLRGGIGIAIGLIGGALIGLLLKRRLTFLSEDLKNLVVLAGVWGIFGVSQMIRSESGLMAVVLAGVVVRALSVPEERMLRRFKGQLTMLGVSVLFILLAADLSIASVFALGWGSVLTVLCLMFIIRPLSIWICTIGSQLNWRQKLFVAWVGPKGIVSASVASLFAILLTQRGITGGDSLKAIVFLTIMMTVVIQGLSARWVARWLNLTSEGVKGAVIVGCSPLGVLLGELFQQEGESVVMIDTDPEACEKAEEANLPVMQSSALDETVLEEAGIESLGTFLATTNNGEVNLVLAQRALEEFQPPRVFAAFPKNSQAKTPANKTKVNQAFMSQIPIKIWNEYVAEGKIKLGHTVLREEGFSFQQVHLQALIRAGELLPLLVRHGNSLQVVKADQQWQPGEEIYYLLHDPRPKLLKRLSGGESSSRLALERLAEVEEVPLATPENN, encoded by the coding sequence ATGGACGGATCATTTACCCTGACCCTACAAATTATCATTGCCGTATTCGCAGGCATTACGGCACAAGTTTTAGGAGAAACATTCAAAGTTCCAGGAATTGTCTTTCTTCTGATCATTGGCATTGCCCTTGGTTCCGATGGACTCAATATTCTTCATCCTAGTGATTTAGGCGTAGGATTAGAAGTAATTGTCGCGCTACTGGTTGCCATTATTCTCTTTGAAGGGGGATTAAACCTTGAATTAAGAGATTTAGGGCGCGTTTCCAGCAGTTTGCGAAATTTAGTCACCATTGGCACCGGTATTACCTTATTTGGGGGAAGTATGGCAGCTCATTGGTTAGGGGAATTTCCTTGGCAGTTGGCATTTCTCTATGCTTCCCTAGTGGTTGTTACTGGCCCCACGGTGATTGGTCCCCTACTCAAGCAAGTGCCTGTGGATCGACAAGTCGCCACCCTTCTCGAAGGAGAAGGAGTTTTAATTGATCCTGTCGGTGCAATTTTAGCGGTGGTCGTTTTAGATACCATTCTCAATAGTGAAGCTGGGGCGATGGAATTTCTCACGGGCTTATTCCTTCGGGGTGGCATTGGAATTGCCATTGGTTTAATTGGCGGCGCTTTGATTGGGCTACTTCTCAAGCGACGACTGACATTTCTCTCGGAAGACCTTAAAAATTTAGTGGTATTAGCTGGCGTTTGGGGAATTTTTGGCGTTTCGCAAATGATCCGTAGTGAGTCGGGGTTAATGGCAGTGGTTTTAGCGGGAGTAGTTGTCAGAGCATTATCGGTTCCTGAAGAACGAATGTTGCGACGGTTTAAGGGACAATTAACCATGCTAGGAGTCTCGGTTTTATTTATTCTCTTAGCAGCAGACCTCTCCATTGCTAGTGTCTTTGCTTTAGGTTGGGGCAGTGTTTTGACTGTTCTCTGTTTGATGTTTATTATCCGTCCCCTCAGTATTTGGATTTGTACTATCGGCAGCCAACTAAATTGGCGACAAAAACTCTTTGTAGCATGGGTGGGGCCAAAAGGGATTGTTTCGGCTTCTGTGGCTTCTCTGTTTGCGATTTTATTAACCCAACGAGGTATTACAGGGGGCGATTCCTTAAAGGCAATTGTCTTTTTAACCATTATGATGACTGTGGTGATTCAGGGGTTAAGTGCGCGTTGGGTAGCGCGATGGCTTAACTTAACTTCCGAAGGGGTAAAAGGGGCTGTTATTGTTGGCTGTAGTCCTTTGGGGGTTTTACTGGGAGAATTATTCCAACAGGAAGGAGAATCCGTGGTAATGATTGATACTGATCCTGAAGCCTGCGAAAAAGCCGAGGAAGCAAATTTACCTGTGATGCAAAGTAGTGCTTTAGATGAAACGGTGTTAGAAGAAGCAGGAATTGAATCTTTAGGAACATTTCTCGCTACTACTAATAATGGAGAAGTCAACTTAGTATTAGCGCAAAGGGCGTTAGAGGAATTTCAGCCACCGCGAGTATTTGCAGCTTTTCCAAAAAATTCCCAGGCTAAAACCCCTGCTAATAAAACTAAGGTTAATCAAGCGTTTATGTCGCAAATTCCGATTAAGATTTGGAATGAATATGTGGCGGAAGGAAAAATTAAGTTAGGGCATACGGTATTACGTGAGGAAGGGTTTTCTTTCCAACAAGTACATTTACAGGCGTTGATTCGGGCTGGAGAGTTACTTCCTTTACTGGTGAGACATGGAAATAGCTTACAGGTCGTGAAGGCAGATCAACAATGGCAACCGGGAGAGGAAATTTATTATCTTCTCCATGATCCTCGTCCCAAGTTATTGAAACGCTTATCGGGTGGGGAGTCTTCTTCTCGTCTCGCGTTAGAACGTTTAGCAGAGGTGGAGGAAGTTCCTTTGGCAACGCCTGAGAATAATTAG
- a CDS encoding pentapeptide repeat-containing protein, giving the protein MNENIPEEALQQMAQDENWNVRCKVASNPNTPEALLQQLAQDKRSEVRREVVSNPNTPEALLQQLAQDESSEVRKKVASNPNTPEALFQQLAQDEDSRVRLKLARNPNTPEALLQQLGQDEKYSVREEVASNSNTPEALLQQLALDEDSRVRLKLARNPNTPEVLLQQLGQDEDSSVREEVASNSNTSEEALQQLGQDENYSVRQELARNPNTPEALLQQLRKDEDEESLNEEEKYLIYYAKEGDIKSWNQWKRDYEEAKQNEDEDEYEHLMGERELIGFRSGLNLSGLDLSRANLRCVNLSGVNLSNADLSYADLEQVNLDNANIEGANFSLANLEGAWMNDMKARGAVFSNANLEYAALHGDLVDIDLSDAKFGGDRCWLQGDLTNANLEDAYLENANMKNSILKGANMINTNLRNADLSGADLEGADLTDANLKGANLKGTILEENE; this is encoded by the coding sequence ATGAATGAAAACATTCCAGAAGAAGCTCTCCAACAAATGGCTCAAGATGAAAATTGGAACGTACGTTGTAAGGTAGCCTCAAATCCCAACACTCCAGAAGCACTTCTCCAACAACTGGCTCAAGATAAACGTTCGGAGGTACGTCGGGAAGTAGTCTCTAATCCCAATACTCCAGAAGCACTTCTCCAACAACTTGCTCAAGATGAATCTTCGGAGGTACGTAAGAAAGTAGCCTCAAATCCCAATACTCCAGAAGCACTTTTCCAACAACTGGCTCAAGATGAAGATTCGAGGGTACGTCTGAAACTAGCCAGAAATCCCAACACTCCAGAAGCACTTCTCCAACAACTAGGTCAAGATGAAAAATATAGCGTACGTGAGGAAGTAGCCTCAAATTCCAACACTCCAGAAGCACTTCTCCAACAACTGGCTCTAGATGAAGATTCGAGGGTACGTCTGAAACTAGCCAGAAATCCCAACACTCCAGAAGTACTTCTCCAACAACTAGGTCAAGATGAAGATTCGAGCGTACGTGAGGAAGTAGCCTCAAATTCCAACACTTCAGAAGAAGCTCTCCAACAACTAGGTCAAGATGAAAATTATAGCGTACGTCAGGAACTAGCCAGAAATCCCAACACTCCAGAAGCACTCCTCCAGCAACTACGTAAAGATGAAGATGAAGAATCACTTAATGAAGAGGAAAAATATTTAATTTACTATGCTAAAGAAGGTGATATTAAATCATGGAATCAATGGAAACGAGACTATGAAGAGGCAAAACAAAATGAAGACGAAGATGAGTATGAACACTTGATGGGTGAGAGAGAGCTGATTGGTTTTCGCAGTGGGCTTAATTTAAGTGGACTTGATTTAAGTCGTGCTAATTTAAGATGTGTGAACTTAAGTGGGGTCAACTTAAGTAATGCTGATTTATCTTATGCCGATTTAGAACAAGTCAATTTAGATAATGCGAATATAGAAGGGGCAAACTTCAGTCTTGCTAACTTAGAAGGGGCTTGGATGAATGATATGAAGGCAAGAGGAGCAGTTTTTAGTAATGCGAATTTAGAATATGCTGCATTGCATGGTGATTTAGTTGATATTGATTTGAGTGATGCAAAGTTTGGCGGTGACCGCTGTTGGTTACAAGGTGACTTGACAAATGCCAATTTAGAGGATGCTTACTTAGAAAATGCAAATATGAAAAACAGCATTCTAAAAGGGGCAAATATGATAAACACTAATTTAAGGAATGCTGATTTAAGTGGTGCTGATTTAGAGGGAGCTGATTTAACAGATGCGAACTTAAAAGGGGCGAATTTAAAAGGTACTATTTTAGAAGAAAACGAATAG